In Streptomyces sp. 71268, the DNA window TCGCGTCGGCCAGGGCGCTCGCGCCACCGACGATCTCGCTGATTTCCTGGGTGATGTCGGCCTGACGGGCCGCATTGGCAAGCCGCGTGAGCGACTTGATGAGTTCTTCCGCGTTGTCGGTCGCCGACTTCATCGCGCGGCGCGTGGCGGCGTGCTTGGAGGCAGCCGACTGGAGCAGCGCGTTGTAGATCCGGCTCTCGACGTACCGCGGCAGCAGCGCGTCGAGGACCTCCTCGGCCGACGGTTCGAAGTCGAACAGCGGCAGGATCTGACCCTTGCCGGCGCCCGCCTTCTCCGCGTGCTCGGTGGCCTCGTCGATGCTCAGCGGCAGCAGCCGGACGTCGACCGGCGTCTGCGTCATCATCGACACGAACTCGGTGAAGATGATGTGCAGCTCATCGACACCGCCCTCGGCCGTATCGGTGGTCACGGCCTCGATCAGCGGGCCCGCGACCGTCTTGGCGTCCGCGTACGTCGGGTTGTCCGTGAAGCCCGTCCACGACTGCGTGACCGCGCGGTCACGGAAGCCGTAGTAGGCCACACCCTTGCGACCGACGATGTACGGCAGCACCTCCTTGCCCTCGGCGGTGAGCCGCTCGGTGAGCCGCTCGGCCGCCTTGATGGCGTTGGAGGAGTAGCCGCCGGCCAGACCGCGGTCGCTCGTGATGAGCAGCACGGCGGCCCGCGTCGGGCGCTCCACCTCGGTGGTCAGCGGGTGCCGGGTGTTGGAACCGGTGGCAACCGCCGTCACGGCGCGGGTGAGCTCGTTCGCGTACGGCGTGGAGGCGTCGACCTGACGCTGTGCCTTCACGATCCGTGACGCGGAGATCATCTCCATCGCCTTGGTGATCTTCTTGGTGGCGGTGACGGACTTGATGCGGCGCTTGTATACCCGTACCTGGGCGCCCATGCTCAGCCCTCACCCAGCAGCTTGCCGTCCGAGGTCTCGAACTGCCGCTTGAAGGAGGCGATGGCGTCGGCGACCGCCTGGAGCGTGTCGTCCGACATCTTGCCGCCCTCACGGATCGAGGTCAGCAGGTCCTTGTGCTCCCGGTGCAGGTAGTCAAGCAGCTCGCGCTCGAAGCGACGGATGTCCGCGACCGGCACGTCGTCCATCTTGCCGGAGGTACCGGCCCAGATCGAGACGACCTGGTCCTCGGTGGAGTACGGCGCGTACTGGCCCTGCTTGAGCAGCTCGACCATGCGCTTACCGCGCTCCAGCGACGCCTTGGAGGCCGCGTCCAGGTCGGAACCGAAGGCGGCGAACGCCTCCAGCTCGCGGAACTGGGCGAGGTCCACGCGGAGTCGACCCGAGACCTGGCGCATGGCCTTGTGCTGGGCCGAACCACCGACTCGGGAGACCGAGATACCGACGTTCAGCGCCGGCCGCTGGCCCGCGTTGAACAGGTCGGACTCCAGGAAGCACTGGCCGTCGGTGATGGAGATGACGTTGGTCGGGATGAACGCCGACACGTCGTTGGCCTTCGTCTCGACGATCGGCAGACCCGTCATCGAGCCGGCACCCAGCTCGTCCGAGAGCTTGGCGCAGCGCTCGAGGAGCCGCGAGTGCAGGTAGAAGACGTCACCCGGGTACGCCTCGCGGCCCGGCGGGCGGCGCAGCAGCAGGGACACGGCGCGGTAGGCGTCGGCCTGCTTCGAGAGGTCGTCGAAGACGATCAGGACGTGCTTGCCCTGGTACATCCAGTGCTGGCCGATGGCCGAGCCGGTGTACGGGGCGAGGTACTTGAAGCCCGCGGGGTCCGAGGCCGGAGCCGCGACGATCGTCGTGTACTCCAGCGCGCCCGCCTCCTCCAGCGCGCCGCGCACGCCGGCGATGGTGGAGCCCTTCTGGCCGACGGCGACGTAGATGCAGCGGACCTGCTTCTTGGGGTCGCCGGTGCGCCAGTTGTCCCGCTGGTTGATGATCGTGTCGACGGCCAGGGCGGTCTTGCCGGTCTGGCGGTCACCGATGATGAGCTGGCGCTGGCCGCGGCCGATCGGGGTCATCGCGTCGACGGCCTTGAGGCCGGTCTGCATCGGCTCGTGCACCGACTTACGCACCATGACGCCGGGAGCCTGCAGCTCCAGGGCGCGACGGCTTTCGGTCTCGATCTCGCCGAGGCCGTCGATCGGGTTGCCGAGCGGGTCGACGACGCGACCCAGGTAACCCTCGCCGACGGCTACCGAGAGGACCTCGCCGGTACGCGTGACCGGCTGGCCCTCCTCAATGCCGTTGAACTCGCCGAGGACGACCGCGCCGATCTCGCGCTCCTCAAGGTTGAGGGCGAGACCAAGGGTGCCGTCCTCGAACTTCAGCAGCTCGTTCGCCATGGCCGAGGGCAGCCCCTCGACCTTCGCGATGCCGTCACCGGCAACGCTGACCGTACCGACCTCCTCGCGCGAGGCCGCGTCCGGCGTGTACGCCTGGACAAAGTTCTCCAGTGCGTCCCGGATCTCCTCCGGCCGGATCGTGAGCTCCGCCATCTGGGTTCCCTGCTCTCCTTGTTGGGCCCGAAGTTTTTCTGGGGGGTCTGGGGGCTACCCCCCAGAGGACATCAGTCGGCCCAACTCGGGCCGCTAGCAATGCTTGTTGAGTTGGTGGCTGGTCAGCCGGCCATCCGACGGGCCGCCTCGTCGAGACGGTCCGCGATGCTGCCGTTGATCACCTCGTCGCCGATGCGCACCGTCACCCCGCCGAGGACGCTCGGGTCCACGTCGAGGTTGAGGTGCACCGCGCGCCCGTAGATCCGGGCGAGCGCACCGCTCAGGCGCTGCTTCTGCTGGTCAGAGAGCGGCACCGCGGAGGTGACGACGGCGACCACGCGGCTGCGACGGTCCGCGGCCAGCTTGGAGAGGGCTTCAAGACCCGCTTCCAGGCTACGTCCCCGAGGCTGGGTGACAAGACGGATCACCAGCCGCTCGGTGACGGGGTTGGCCCGACCGCCGAGCAGCGAGCGCAGCAGTTCGGCCTGAGCCGCCCTGGCGCCCTGGTGAGCGGCCTTGGCGGTCAGCGCGGCCCGCAGTTCGGCGGAGGAGGAGACGATCCGGCCGAACCGGAACACCTCGTCCTCCACGTCGTCGAGCGCGCCGGCGCGCTGCGCGGCGATGAGGTCGGCGCTGGCCGCCAGCTCCTCGACCGCGTCCACCAGGTCACGCGAGCGCGACCAGCGGGAGCGGACCATGCCGGAGACCAGGTCCAGGGACTCGCCGCCGAGCTGGCCGCCGACGAGCCGGCGCACCAGGTCGGCCTTGGCCTCGCCGGACTGCGCCGGGTCGGTCAGTGCCCGGCGCAGCGTCACCTCACGGTCGAGCAGCGTGGTGACGGCGGCCAGCTCC includes these proteins:
- a CDS encoding F0F1 ATP synthase subunit gamma codes for the protein MGAQVRVYKRRIKSVTATKKITKAMEMISASRIVKAQRQVDASTPYANELTRAVTAVATGSNTRHPLTTEVERPTRAAVLLITSDRGLAGGYSSNAIKAAERLTERLTAEGKEVLPYIVGRKGVAYYGFRDRAVTQSWTGFTDNPTYADAKTVAGPLIEAVTTDTAEGGVDELHIIFTEFVSMMTQTPVDVRLLPLSIDEATEHAEKAGAGKGQILPLFDFEPSAEEVLDALLPRYVESRIYNALLQSAASKHAATRRAMKSATDNAEELIKSLTRLANAARQADITQEISEIVGGASALADATAGSD
- the atpA gene encoding F0F1 ATP synthase subunit alpha, with the protein product MAELTIRPEEIRDALENFVQAYTPDAASREEVGTVSVAGDGIAKVEGLPSAMANELLKFEDGTLGLALNLEEREIGAVVLGEFNGIEEGQPVTRTGEVLSVAVGEGYLGRVVDPLGNPIDGLGEIETESRRALELQAPGVMVRKSVHEPMQTGLKAVDAMTPIGRGQRQLIIGDRQTGKTALAVDTIINQRDNWRTGDPKKQVRCIYVAVGQKGSTIAGVRGALEEAGALEYTTIVAAPASDPAGFKYLAPYTGSAIGQHWMYQGKHVLIVFDDLSKQADAYRAVSLLLRRPPGREAYPGDVFYLHSRLLERCAKLSDELGAGSMTGLPIVETKANDVSAFIPTNVISITDGQCFLESDLFNAGQRPALNVGISVSRVGGSAQHKAMRQVSGRLRVDLAQFRELEAFAAFGSDLDAASKASLERGKRMVELLKQGQYAPYSTEDQVVSIWAGTSGKMDDVPVADIRRFERELLDYLHREHKDLLTSIREGGKMSDDTLQAVADAIASFKRQFETSDGKLLGEG
- a CDS encoding F0F1 ATP synthase subunit delta; translation: MNGASREALASARERLDALTDSTSVDAAKLAEELAAVTTLLDREVTLRRALTDPAQSGEAKADLVRRLVGGQLGGESLDLVSGMVRSRWSRSRDLVDAVEELAASADLIAAQRAGALDDVEDEVFRFGRIVSSSAELRAALTAKAAHQGARAAQAELLRSLLGGRANPVTERLVIRLVTQPRGRSLEAGLEALSKLAADRRSRVVAVVTSAVPLSDQQKQRLSGALARIYGRAVHLNLDVDPSVLGGVTVRIGDEVINGSIADRLDEAARRMAG